A genomic window from Flintibacter sp. KGMB00164 includes:
- a CDS encoding response regulator transcription factor, which yields MNPLILIAEDDADIRGLLKLYLEGEGFRVLEADNGARALDLARAQAPDMAILDIMMPQLNGFELTRALRKFSDIPILILSAKSQDNDKILGLNLGADDYITKPFNPVEIVARVKAQLRRASRSGSDILTVRELTLDTTTFQLTKNGKQILLTPMEYKILALLMRSPGRIYTKIQLYEGAIGNYFEGDDNTMMVHISKLRDKIEDDPKSPRYIITVRGLGYKLEK from the coding sequence ATGAACCCTTTGATTCTGATTGCAGAGGACGACGCAGATATTCGAGGCCTGCTCAAGCTCTACCTGGAGGGCGAAGGTTTTCGAGTCCTGGAGGCAGACAACGGCGCACGGGCTCTGGATCTGGCCCGGGCACAGGCCCCGGATATGGCCATTCTGGATATCATGATGCCCCAGCTCAACGGCTTTGAGCTCACCCGCGCCCTGCGCAAGTTCAGCGATATTCCCATTCTCATCCTCTCGGCGAAAAGCCAGGACAACGACAAGATCCTGGGCCTGAATCTGGGGGCGGACGACTATATCACCAAGCCCTTTAACCCTGTGGAAATCGTGGCCCGGGTCAAGGCCCAGCTGCGCCGCGCCTCTCGCAGCGGGAGCGATATTCTCACCGTGCGGGAACTGACCCTGGATACCACCACCTTCCAGCTGACCAAAAACGGCAAGCAGATTCTCCTCACTCCCATGGAGTATAAGATCCTGGCTCTGCTCATGCGCTCTCCCGGCCGCATTTACACCAAGATCCAGCTCTATGAAGGGGCCATCGGAAACTACTTTGAGGGCGATGACAATACTATGATGGTGCATATCTCCAAGCTGCGGGACAAAATCGAGGATGATCCCAAGAGTCCCCGCTACATCATCACCGTGAGAGGATTGGGGTATAAGCTTGAAAAATAA
- a CDS encoding YwaF family protein, translating into MFRLPHILVLISTGVLVCLLITAARRAGRERVQGWLKVCAVLALLFDPVYWVWEMRQFGHIQPSTTLPLYLCSLFWMMLPLAVFSRREKLRQMAAANVCTMGVMGGVLGLVFNVYLNHYPFFHFVPVRSLIYHILMIAAAVLLWAGDVYRPQPGDRVLCFVPVGVLVGVSLVCNRLFGWDYCYTAGGIGTPLEAASRIMPRWAFLFVLYGGLWLVIQALFYRRFYTDETGKFEIRGKGLAWAGSWRR; encoded by the coding sequence ATGTTTCGCCTGCCTCATATTTTGGTGCTGATATCGACCGGCGTGCTGGTCTGCCTTCTGATTACTGCGGCCCGTCGGGCTGGGAGAGAACGGGTACAGGGCTGGCTGAAGGTGTGCGCAGTGCTTGCGCTGCTGTTTGACCCGGTGTACTGGGTGTGGGAAATGCGGCAGTTTGGTCATATCCAGCCCTCGACCACCCTGCCCCTTTACCTGTGTTCCCTGTTTTGGATGATGCTGCCTCTGGCGGTCTTCTCCCGCCGGGAGAAGCTGCGGCAGATGGCGGCGGCCAATGTGTGCACCATGGGAGTCATGGGAGGCGTGCTGGGACTGGTATTCAATGTATACCTCAACCACTATCCGTTTTTCCACTTTGTTCCGGTACGCAGCCTGATTTATCACATTTTGATGATTGCGGCAGCGGTGCTGCTGTGGGCCGGTGACGTGTACCGCCCCCAGCCCGGCGACCGGGTGCTCTGTTTTGTTCCGGTGGGCGTACTGGTAGGGGTGAGTCTGGTATGTAACCGCCTGTTTGGGTGGGACTACTGCTACACAGCCGGAGGAATTGGCACACCCCTGGAGGCGGCAAGCCGTATCATGCCCCGGTGGGCCTTTCTGTTCGTACTGTACGGCGGACTGTGGCTGGTGATCCAGGCGCTGTTCTACCGCCGGTTTTATACCGATGAAACGGGAAAATTTGAAATCAGAGGCAAGGGACTGGCCTGGGCCGGATCCTGGCGCAGATAA
- a CDS encoding sodium:solute symporter family protein produces MNKTVLYLIYFCVYSVALLLIGKSSLRDNRTVGSYFTCDRKVSLPLCICTFAGTWLSAITILSLTGGVYEDGLAVLFYSVVPWFLGGLLLAAVSRRLYAWDAITIPEIFRKRYQSPKLQMAYGIIFITVYVFYLVTQYKGFGMVASALFDIPYPAAVLMVYLFILYTTFGGYRSVVRTDAFNLTLLSIGLFILFFTIVSRVGGLGELYSQAKQISGYAHPGVEYPTQTGELLSLFNSRYTPLISLSMFWGWGLGVAANPQYTIRMLCAKNEKTARWTVLGALILLAVLYFTLVHIGLGMRVLVPTLPYVKSSDEVIIRLLNQELYTGWSGFFLFAIIGACVSTANSQLLLIASSFSYDVVRTAAPRPISEQRVLTLGRLAVFGGGTISMLMALNPPDFTLSYGGDVWGAVSILLFPSMYGTLLCRWVTKRGVWACILVGAAAILVLYPLYYAGHLGIHPALPGVFISTAAMAVVSLLDRRKEGAR; encoded by the coding sequence GTGAACAAGACTGTACTCTACCTCATTTATTTCTGCGTCTACTCTGTGGCCCTGCTGCTCATTGGAAAGAGCAGCCTGCGGGACAACCGGACGGTAGGCAGCTATTTTACTTGTGACCGGAAGGTAAGCCTTCCTCTTTGTATCTGTACCTTTGCGGGGACCTGGCTGTCCGCCATCACCATTCTCAGCCTGACCGGCGGAGTGTATGAAGACGGCTTGGCAGTGCTGTTTTATTCGGTGGTGCCCTGGTTTTTAGGGGGACTTCTGCTGGCGGCGGTGAGCCGGCGCCTGTATGCCTGGGACGCCATCACCATTCCGGAAATCTTCCGCAAGCGCTACCAGTCTCCCAAGCTGCAGATGGCCTACGGTATCATTTTTATTACCGTCTATGTGTTTTACCTGGTTACCCAGTATAAGGGCTTTGGCATGGTGGCCTCTGCACTGTTTGATATCCCCTATCCCGCTGCAGTGCTGATGGTCTATCTGTTTATCCTCTACACCACCTTCGGCGGATACCGCTCGGTGGTGCGGACGGATGCGTTTAATCTTACGCTGCTCAGCATTGGACTGTTTATTCTGTTTTTTACCATTGTAAGCCGCGTGGGAGGCCTGGGTGAGCTATACAGCCAGGCAAAGCAGATTTCCGGTTATGCACATCCCGGGGTGGAATATCCCACCCAGACGGGAGAGCTGCTCTCCCTGTTTAACAGTCGCTATACCCCTCTGATCAGTTTGTCCATGTTCTGGGGCTGGGGACTTGGAGTAGCGGCCAACCCCCAGTATACCATCCGCATGCTGTGCGCCAAAAATGAGAAAACCGCCCGGTGGACGGTGCTGGGTGCGCTGATTTTGCTGGCGGTACTGTACTTTACCTTAGTACATATCGGACTGGGAATGCGGGTTCTGGTACCTACGCTGCCCTATGTGAAGTCCTCGGATGAGGTGATCATCCGACTGCTCAACCAAGAGCTGTACACCGGCTGGAGCGGATTTTTCCTCTTTGCTATTATCGGAGCCTGTGTGTCTACGGCCAACTCTCAGCTACTGCTCATCGCGTCCTCTTTCTCTTATGATGTGGTGCGTACTGCCGCGCCCAGACCCATTTCAGAGCAGCGCGTGCTTACGCTGGGACGTTTGGCGGTTTTTGGAGGCGGGACCATCTCTATGCTGATGGCCCTTAATCCCCCGGATTTCACCCTGTCCTACGGGGGAGATGTGTGGGGAGCGGTGAGTATTCTGCTCTTCCCGTCTATGTATGGCACCCTCCTTTGCCGCTGGGTCACCAAGCGGGGCGTATGGGCCTGCATTTTGGTAGGAGCGGCTGCGATTCTGGTGCTCTATCCGCTCTACTATGCCGGCCATCTCGGAATCCATCCCGCTTTGCCGGGGGTGTTCATCTCCACGGCGGCCATGGCAGTGGTCTCGCTGCTGGACCGTAGAAAGGAGGGAGCACGATGA
- a CDS encoding ATP-binding protein — protein MKIRRPRMDIENKILIPFVCISLATVICFCAILYFTEYRVKVAAERENASTLIGYIQADLELEDYRQDPKKLLAKYRNHYTGDSLFIYDEQGELLLGKPGVDAEDLEVLAQATDPQLGWEISYRLDNSALQERFIEEQKYMILAAVAMLVIIVQASVLIAHNISDPIRRLSEVCQSVSESPEQEELDMEEYLGKADEVGQLARAFARMMESIRTYTGELIRVKTLNESIVENLPFGVVAYDQEGKAFCVNASASAMLGRQEERDEQGRTLEMLLGQIMRREDVLPDPAHLTEPTGKSRDYEFGVWQLREPDGSRWGVLCTIDDVTYKKRMEERSSEEEKLAYTGKLAADVAHEIRNPLAGIRAGIQVVSRKLTQERDQKLCEGMVREVDRVNLLIENLLNLSRRRESQKTTVSLNALFDELQLLYFKVAENKGIAFTAQVEGSLWLYADEGELRQVLINLINNAVKAMPDGGQLEIRAEKEPEGVCLTVTDTGVGMGPEKLEQVLHGAGTGGLGLSIVRRLLGENGGQLSMESGRGEGTRARIAFPGKGGEA, from the coding sequence ATGAAGATACGGCGGCCCAGAATGGATATTGAAAACAAGATCCTGATTCCCTTCGTGTGCATCAGTCTGGCTACCGTGATCTGCTTTTGCGCTATCTTGTATTTTACGGAATACCGGGTCAAGGTAGCCGCCGAGCGGGAGAACGCCAGTACCCTGATCGGGTATATCCAGGCTGATTTGGAACTGGAGGATTACCGCCAGGACCCGAAAAAGCTGCTGGCTAAGTACCGCAATCACTACACGGGAGATAGCCTGTTTATCTATGATGAGCAGGGAGAACTTCTGCTGGGAAAGCCTGGCGTGGATGCTGAGGACCTGGAGGTACTGGCCCAGGCCACCGATCCCCAGCTGGGGTGGGAGATATCATACCGCCTGGATAACAGTGCCCTGCAGGAGCGGTTCATTGAGGAACAGAAATATATGATCCTGGCGGCGGTAGCCATGCTGGTGATCATTGTCCAGGCCAGCGTACTCATTGCTCACAACATCTCTGACCCCATCCGCCGTCTCAGTGAGGTCTGCCAGAGCGTCAGCGAGAGTCCGGAACAGGAAGAACTGGATATGGAGGAGTATCTGGGCAAGGCGGACGAGGTGGGCCAGCTGGCCCGGGCCTTTGCCCGGATGATGGAGAGCATCCGAACCTATACCGGAGAACTGATTCGGGTCAAAACCCTGAATGAGAGTATCGTGGAAAACCTGCCCTTCGGCGTGGTGGCTTACGATCAGGAAGGAAAGGCCTTCTGTGTTAATGCCAGTGCCTCGGCCATGTTGGGACGGCAGGAGGAGCGGGACGAACAGGGGCGTACCCTGGAGATGCTGCTGGGGCAGATCATGCGCCGGGAGGACGTGTTGCCCGATCCTGCCCATCTGACGGAGCCCACGGGAAAAAGCCGGGATTACGAATTCGGCGTATGGCAGCTGCGGGAGCCGGACGGCTCCCGGTGGGGCGTGCTGTGTACCATCGACGACGTTACTTATAAAAAGAGAATGGAGGAGCGCTCCAGCGAGGAGGAAAAGCTGGCCTACACTGGCAAGCTGGCCGCCGATGTGGCCCATGAGATCCGCAACCCTCTGGCGGGTATTCGGGCAGGCATCCAGGTGGTTAGCCGCAAGCTGACCCAGGAGCGGGATCAGAAGCTGTGTGAGGGCATGGTGCGGGAGGTAGACCGGGTCAACCTGCTCATCGAGAACCTTCTGAACCTGTCCCGGCGGCGGGAGAGCCAAAAGACCACGGTCAGCCTCAACGCGCTGTTTGATGAGCTGCAGCTGCTCTATTTTAAGGTGGCGGAGAATAAGGGGATCGCCTTTACCGCCCAGGTGGAGGGCAGCCTGTGGCTGTACGCAGACGAGGGGGAACTGCGCCAGGTACTGATCAACCTGATCAACAACGCGGTAAAGGCCATGCCGGACGGCGGGCAGCTGGAGATCCGGGCAGAGAAGGAGCCGGAGGGTGTGTGCCTGACGGTGACCGATACCGGCGTAGGTATGGGACCGGAGAAATTGGAGCAGGTGCTGCATGGGGCCGGGACCGGCGGCCTTGGCCTGTCCATTGTGCGGCGGCTCCTGGGAGAAAACGGAGGACAGCTCTCCATGGAGAGCGGGCGTGGGGAAGGTACCCGGGCACGGATTGCCTTTCCCGGCAAAGGAGGAGAAGCATGA
- a CDS encoding sigma-54 dependent transcriptional regulator has product MRAKVLVVDDEFLIRMSLESGLSDLGYHVRTAESIREGTELAETFRPDVVLLDNRLGQELGLDHIEDFKKVDEDIQIIMITAYGSVSQAVEAMKRGACHYIQKPFDLEEVDLIIRRNLDQLKRRRSLELMRQRPRQIVGESQAIQRICRNVDILAQNDNVDLLICGETGTGKGVVVNAIHDSSPRRDTPLVKINCGAIPETLLESELFGYEKGAFTGANKAKKGLMELADGGTVFLDEIGELPLSMQAKLLTFLEDRRFKRVGGLRDIEVNVRIIAATNRDLEEEVEKGTFREDLFYRLNVMQIRIPPLRERREDIPVLARFYLEHFNRKFNKHLKDIDPAFLQEMEGYYWKGNVRELRNVMERCVLFSRGELLTGEETGLEPRREERKGDSGLSYPMKDLKQGSIDLKKEVDAFERTYIDRAMELAGGNSSRAAQLLGCTRFTLKRRLEQGNESAKENNVQK; this is encoded by the coding sequence ATGAGGGCGAAGGTATTAGTGGTAGACGACGAGTTCCTGATCCGCATGTCGTTGGAGAGCGGCTTGTCTGATCTGGGCTACCATGTACGTACCGCAGAGAGTATCCGGGAAGGGACGGAGCTGGCGGAGACGTTCCGGCCTGATGTGGTACTGCTGGATAACCGTCTGGGCCAGGAACTGGGACTGGACCACATCGAGGATTTTAAAAAGGTGGATGAGGACATCCAGATCATCATGATCACCGCTTACGGCTCTGTGTCCCAGGCGGTAGAGGCCATGAAGCGGGGGGCTTGCCACTACATTCAAAAGCCCTTCGATCTGGAAGAGGTGGACCTGATCATCCGCCGCAACCTGGATCAGCTCAAGCGGCGGCGCAGCCTGGAACTGATGCGCCAGCGTCCCCGACAGATCGTGGGAGAGAGCCAGGCCATCCAGCGGATCTGCCGCAATGTGGACATTCTGGCCCAGAACGACAACGTGGATCTGCTCATCTGCGGCGAGACAGGAACAGGTAAAGGCGTGGTGGTCAATGCCATCCATGACAGCAGTCCCCGCCGGGATACGCCGCTGGTCAAAATAAACTGCGGCGCCATCCCCGAGACTTTGCTGGAGTCGGAACTCTTCGGCTATGAGAAAGGTGCCTTCACCGGCGCCAACAAGGCGAAAAAGGGCCTGATGGAGCTGGCCGACGGGGGTACCGTGTTCCTGGATGAGATCGGTGAACTGCCTTTGTCCATGCAGGCCAAGCTGCTTACCTTCCTGGAGGACCGGCGCTTTAAGCGGGTAGGCGGCCTGCGGGATATCGAAGTCAATGTGCGTATCATTGCCGCCACCAACCGGGACCTGGAGGAAGAAGTGGAGAAGGGAACCTTCCGGGAAGACCTGTTCTACCGCCTAAACGTGATGCAGATCCGTATTCCCCCTCTGCGGGAGCGGCGAGAGGATATTCCGGTGTTGGCCCGGTTCTACCTGGAGCACTTCAATCGGAAATTCAACAAGCACCTCAAGGACATCGACCCTGCCTTTTTGCAGGAGATGGAGGGGTACTACTGGAAGGGCAATGTGCGGGAGCTGCGCAACGTAATGGAGCGGTGCGTGCTGTTCAGCCGGGGAGAGCTTCTTACCGGCGAAGAGACCGGTCTGGAGCCCCGTCGGGAGGAACGGAAGGGAGACAGCGGCCTGAGCTACCCCATGAAGGATCTGAAGCAGGGCAGCATCGATCTGAAAAAAGAGGTGGATGCCTTTGAGCGCACCTACATTGACCGGGCCATGGAGCTGGCGGGCGGAAACAGCAGCCGTGCAGCTCAGCTGCTGGGATGTACCCGCTTTACCCTCAAGCGCCGTTTGGAGCAGGGCAATGAGAGTGCGAAAGAGAACAATGTGCAGAAATGA
- a CDS encoding 5-oxoprolinase subunit PxpA, whose product MYKVDLNSDLGESFGAYTIGLDEQVIQHVSSANVACGYHAGDPLVMDKTVAAAKAAGVAVGAHPGYPDLMGFGRRNMVCSPKEVKAYIQYQLGALMAFTAAHGVKLQHCKPHGSLYNMAGKDMDLAMAIAEGIYSVDKDVILLGLAGSKMLEAGKQVGLRVASEVFADRAYQADGSLVPRSKPGAVIHDKDEAIARTIRMVTEGKVTAITGEEVSIDAHSICVHGDNPSAVEFVKNIRAKLEAEGVTIAPIADIV is encoded by the coding sequence ATGTACAAGGTAGATCTGAACAGCGACCTGGGCGAGAGCTTTGGCGCATACACCATCGGTCTGGATGAGCAGGTTATCCAGCATGTGTCCTCTGCCAACGTGGCCTGCGGCTATCACGCCGGCGACCCCCTGGTGATGGACAAGACTGTGGCCGCCGCCAAGGCTGCCGGTGTAGCGGTAGGCGCGCATCCCGGCTATCCTGACCTGATGGGCTTTGGCCGCCGGAACATGGTGTGCTCCCCCAAGGAGGTCAAGGCTTACATCCAGTATCAGCTGGGCGCTCTGATGGCTTTCACTGCCGCCCACGGCGTGAAGCTGCAGCACTGCAAGCCCCACGGTTCCCTGTACAACATGGCCGGCAAGGACATGGATCTGGCCATGGCCATTGCTGAGGGCATCTACAGCGTGGACAAGGACGTGATCCTGCTGGGTCTGGCGGGCAGCAAGATGCTGGAGGCCGGCAAGCAGGTTGGTCTGCGGGTAGCCAGCGAGGTCTTTGCTGACCGTGCCTATCAGGCCGACGGCTCCCTGGTGCCCCGCAGCAAGCCCGGCGCTGTGATCCACGACAAGGACGAGGCCATTGCCCGTACCATCCGTATGGTCACCGAGGGCAAGGTTACCGCCATCACCGGCGAGGAGGTCTCCATCGACGCCCACTCCATCTGCGTACACGGCGACAACCCCTCCGCAGTAGAGTTTGTCAAGAACATCCGCGCCAAGCTGGAAGCTGAGGGCGTGACCATCGCTCCCATTGCGGATATTGTGTGA